The DNA segment CTAACTTGCGTCCATAGACTATACCATTCATTCTGTAGAACGGTTTGGTTAAAATAATAATTTGCGCATCCGATTAACAAGCTGATCATTGGTAAAATTAATATAATAATCCCGATTCGTGAATGGCGGAGTTTAATCCATTCTGCTGAGATACTTCGTACCATATTAAACCCTCCTATACTTCCTTGCTTGAAATACGCCAGTTGCCGGCTGCATAAAGGATAGCGGTTAGAATTAATGCAATAATAAGCAGTAATGGATCAATTGGTCTTGTTGTATAGGTTGCTGCTTTTTCAGTGAAAAGATAAGTGGCCGGGCTTAGGCCGGTGTAATAAGACCAAATGAAAAATTGACGGATGATTGCAGGGAACAAATCAGCAGTCATGCCTATAAAACCGCCAACCATCCCGAGACAGAGGGCGAATGCCTGATTTTTTAAACTTAATGAGACCCACTGTTGAAGAGCAACAATCGTCGTACTAGTGATCATCGTTCCTAAAATGTATTGCCCCAATAGAATTAGGGGAGCTGGTGATAAAAAATCGTTGGTGAGCCCAAATAAAGTGATTAAAGCAGTTTGTAAAATGACATAGAATAACAGTAATAAAAGGACACAAACATATTTAGCTAAATAAATTTGTTTTCGATTTATATTAGTTGTCATAATCATTTTCCAAGTATTTCCTTTATGTTCCATGTCGCAGACTCGGGAAACGATAATAGCGGAAATGATTGGCAAGAAAAGCCCATTCATGGATGCGACGATAGCTATAACTGCTTCCCATTGAGGGTGGGCAATATTGTTTTTACTCATGGACATACTTAAGGACAGAAAGGCCCAGACCATCTGGGCTAGTAAGAATAAGATGATCATTAGAAATATCCGTTTACGTCGCAGTTTGAAGAACTCCAAGGATAAAGCTATCATTAAAGACTTCGCTCCTTCCCTGTTAATTCAAGAAATATGTCTTCTAAGCTCATTTTGTTTTCTTCGATACGAATTACCTCAATGCCATGATCCACAAGCAATTTGTTGATATGAGCAACTTGAGAATCGCTCATGTAATTAAAGAAGAAGCGATCTTTTTTGGATTCAGCCATAAAGCCATGAGGAAGCAGTGTTTTTATTGCTAATGCATTATCCATTGTTTTTATAGAGATAGATGCCTTGCTTCGTGCTTTTAATAGGCTCATATCCCCTTGAAAAAGTAATTTTCCGTCACTGATAATTCCTACAGAGGTAGCGATTTGTTCAATTTCAGATAATAAATGACTAGAGAGTAAGACAGTCATTCCGTAGCGTTGCGGTAGAGATTTGATTAATTCTCGTATTTCTCCGATACCAGCCGGATCGAGTCCGTTCGTAGGTTCGTCTAGAATTAAAAGCTTTGGAAACGATAATATAGCCATTGCGATTCCTAGACGCTGCTTCATTCCCAGCGAATATTGCTCTACCTTTTTGTTTTTCTGGTTTTCGAGTCGTACAATCCGTAGAGCTTCCTCAACATTTTTGTTTGGAACTTGGCGCAAGCGCTGCATAATACGCATATTCTCGATCCCTGTCAAGTGGCCGTAATAAGATGGTGATTCAATCAAGGAACCTATTTGATTTAAAATGGATTGGCGGTGCTTGCTCCAGTCCTTTCCGAAGATCTTGACATTACCTTCGGTAGGTTTGACTAAGCCCAGCAGCATTTTTAAAGTTGTAGATTTTCCAGCTCCGTTAGGGCCTAGAAAACCATAGATTTCTCCTTCCTTCACTTCCATATTTACTTTATTGACCCGGCATATTTGGTCATAGTACTTAGAAAGATTATTGGTTGCTACAATTGCATTCTCATTCATTATTGAGTTTCACTCCATCCAATTGATCTTAATCATAACTTAGTGGATATTCCTTTCCTAGAAGTGAATCTTACCTTACATGAACCTTAAATTATGTACATAAGGAACAAATCAGCTACTCAAATAAAGATAATTTATGAATTAATGTTATAATGTACCAGGGTGATGAGCATGGATTTGACTAAAAATAAAAAGATTTTAATTGTTGATGATGAATACGAAATTAGAGTCATGATTGAAGGGATTTTGCGCAAAGAAGGTTTTTTTAGAATTTATACAGCTTCGGATGCCCAGACTGCTTTGGCGCTATGTCGTGCAGAAAGACCGGACATTGCGATACTGGATGTTATGCTGCCAGATCTGGACGGGTTTGAGTTGCTTACTCAATTGCGGACGTTTACTCCTATGCCAGTAATATTTCTCTCGGCAAGGGGAGAAGATGAGGACAGATTGCTAGGTCTTGGTTTAGGGGCAGATGATTATATCGTTAAGCCTTTTTTGCCTCGTGAATTGCTATTAAGAATTACGGCAGTGCTGAAACGAGTATATATGCCTATACCAACAGAACAATTTCCAGTCTTTCATCTTGGAGAGATCATCGTAGATTTAGAGAGTGCTACTGTATTAAAGGATCACCGGGAATATCCGTTGACCGCGAAAGAGCATGCACTGCTTGTGAAGTTATATGAGAGCCATGGCCGCATTGTGACTATTGACGCTTTATGCCAAGCAGGGTGGGGCGATGATGGGATTGGTTATGAAAATACCTTAATGGTTCACATTAGACGGATAAGGTCGAAGATAGAAGCTGATCCTTCCAATCCGCAGCATTTATTAACAGTTAGGGGATTAGGATATAAGCTAGTCTTAAAGGAGTAAGAATATGGATGCTGTCAAAGTTATTTTGAGGAGATTTGTAGGTTTCACAATCATGTTGTCCATTTTTTTGCTGGTACTCAATATAGTGATGTTGAGTTTATTAATATCAAATGAAATCAAAGGAGAGGATTCTCCAAAGTCTGTACTACAAAATGTAGTAGCCTCTTTACATAAAGTTGATGCAGGCTATGCTTTGGACGATGACGTGAAAGATAAGCTGCGGCAAAATCAAGCATGGGCCATGCTACTGAATAAAGAAGGAGATGTGGATTGGGAATATCTATTGCCTGCAGAAATACCACGAACTTTTAGCGTTATTGATGTTGCAAAGTTTTCACGCAGTTATTTAATGGGATATCCCGTATTTGTGTGGGAACATAGCGATAGTCTTGTTGTGGTAGGCTTCCCAAAACAGAGCTATGCCAAATATCATTCTTATTTCCTTGTTCAATGGGTCAGTTCATTACCCCTTCGTATAGTTTTAATGATCGTTGGAAATATTGCCATAGTATTACTACTATCTATTATTATTGGCACAAGCTTTGTAAAATCTGTAAAGCCACTAATAGAAGGGGTTCATGCATTAAGCAAAGAGAACCCGATACATGTAGAAGCTAAGGGGATTTTTAGTGATCTTGCATATAGTATTAATTACACTTCAGATATGCTCCAAGAAAAGAATGAGTCGCTTAAAATGAGAGATGAAGCGCGTTCTAATTGGATAACTGGAATATCACACGATATAAGAACACCATTGTCCATGATTCTTGGTTATGCAAGTGAATTGGAAGAGAGTTCCGATGTATCTGATGAACAAAGAAGGCAAGCTGGCATAATACGCCAACAAGGAGAAAAACTACGATCTCTCATTGCTGATTTAAATCTTGTTTCCAAGTTAGAGTATGAGATGCAGCCATTAAACTTAGAAGTAACCCGATTGTCTGCGATAGCTCGGCAGGTCACGACTGATTTCTTGAATAACGGCTTAGATGACCGATATCAGATTAATTTGAATGTAACCGGAGATCATGCAAAAATTCTGGCAGATCGAAAGCTGCTTATGCGGGCAGTCACCAATCTGGTACAAAATAGTATTAATCACAATCCCCAGGGATGCACAATTGAACTGGCAATTCATTATGGTTCTGGGCATTTACCATGTCAATTTATTGTATGTGACAATGGGGTTGGTATTAGTAACCTGGACTTGAAAGACTTATTAGAATTGCCTTATTCTTCACAAAGAAAGACTCCTGTTCGCGCTGGACATGGACTAGGTTTGCCGATGGTAGCTAGGATTGTTAGCGCACATCAAGGCGAACTAAGTTTAAGGAGCGGTTATGGTCAAGGTTTGGTAGTTACCATGTTCTTTCCTTCAATCTAAAAAACAACAAAGCGGTCTTGGTTCTCAGTTGTGTGGAACCGAGGCTGTTTTTGTTTCACGTTTATAATATATAAATGTCAAAAAAATATAATTAAGTTAATTACGAGAAAACTATTTACTTTATGGAATTTTAAGGTTATTATAATGGTAATAAATTCAATAAAAGGAATTAAACTATTAATAGCAAACTAATTTTCTAATTATGATGTATCAGCTTTTTTAAATAAAAGCTATACATATAGAGTTTAGTTAGGAAGGAGGTGTACCTATTATGAATAATCTTAACGTGAATGCAATGGCAGCAATTGAAGACATTAGTGATGAAGAGCTTATGGTTATCACTGGTGCAGCAGCAGTAGCCGCGAGTGGAGGAGTTATTTGTACAATTAGTCATGAATGTCATTATAATTCTGTTTCTCCAGCCGCATGGGCAACTTGCTGTTAAGGCATGAATTTCTCAGAGCACATAACTGTTTTTACAGTTATGTGCTCCATATTTTATACAATGAAATAAGGGGAGGAAATTATGTCTATAGAAAATATATTAAAGAAGTCAACTTGGAGTGACGCAATGTATTTACATGAAAAATATAAATATATTGATCAACATAACCCGGCTGTCAATCATCAAAATGATACTAGAATCAAAATGTGGAAGGATAGATTTGGAAACGACGAGGAGCTACTTAATCATAGGATCACTGCCGAAGGAATGGACTATGATAGTTTTAAAACTATTATCAACTCTGGAAACTTAGATTGTGGTTATACACATTTTGAATGGTACAAGGAACTTGTCAATATATTTCTCAATCAATCAGAATTTAAGGTTAGTGATTATATCAAAATCAATAAAGAAGAGGTGCCATTCCTTGAATTTTCCATGCCATTTCTGAAGAGAACAATTGCTGTTATTCACGAGGGGCTGAAAGATGAGGCTTCGTGGATTGGCAAGAAGAGAATAATCGGTGTAGTGCTATTACTAGTAATGGATAAGGTATTCCATTTATCGGTAAAAACGCTGATATACGAGTTAAATAACTGTAGATTAAACAACGAATTACAGGGTGAGGATCCAACACAAAGATATCAAGACTTCGTAAACCAGAAGATTTCTACCTCTGAAAAAATATTAAAACTATTGTTGGAATACCCAGTCTTAGCAAGAGTATTAGTTGAAAATATGATGAAGATTAATAAAAATATTCTCATTGTCTTGCAACGACTGATTAAAGACCGACAAGAAATTGAGGATTTTTTTGATTTAAAGCTAGGGAATCTAAACGATATTAGTTTTCTAGGAGACTCTCATAATGGCGGAGCCTGTGTTCTTCATTTAAAATTTGAAAATAATGTGAATGTCATATATAAACCTAGAAATTTAGCTGTGGACGTGGGGTTTACTCAATTGCTGGGCTGGTTTAATAATAAACAGCTTGATCAGAAATTCAAAACAGTTAGAACTTTAAATAAGGATGAATACGGATGGCAAGAGTACGTGCCTTATATTGAATGTGCAAATCAGGATGAAGTGTCTAGCTTTTTCCAAAGGCAAGGACAGTATATGGCTATTTTATATGCTATTAATGCTACGGATATGCATATGGAGAATATTATTACTCATGGAGAACATCCTTTCTTTGTAGATTTAGAATCTTTATTTCATAATCAACCCTATGTTCATATAGAAGAAAAAGATGAGTATTCGGCTTTTGAAAAGACAGCGTATATATTAAATGACTCAATTTTGAAAACAAATATGTTACCAGCTTTGGATTCTAACTTCTTATATCATAGTGATTTGAGTGGTTTGGCAGGAGATATTGAACAAATATTAAATACGTATGAAATTTCTAATAAGAATACGGATTTAATGAAAATAACAAGATCAAAAATCACTGTCAAAAAGCATAATCATTTACCTATGTATATGGATGAG comes from the Paenibacillus lentus genome and includes:
- a CDS encoding ABC transporter permease; this encodes MIALSLEFFKLRRKRIFLMIILFLLAQMVWAFLSLSMSMSKNNIAHPQWEAVIAIVASMNGLFLPIISAIIVSRVCDMEHKGNTWKMIMTTNINRKQIYLAKYVCVLLLLLFYVILQTALITLFGLTNDFLSPAPLILLGQYILGTMITSTTIVALQQWVSLSLKNQAFALCLGMVGGFIGMTADLFPAIIRQFFIWSYYTGLSPATYLFTEKAATYTTRPIDPLLLIIALILTAILYAAGNWRISSKEV
- a CDS encoding ABC transporter ATP-binding protein, whose protein sequence is MNENAIVATNNLSKYYDQICRVNKVNMEVKEGEIYGFLGPNGAGKSTTLKMLLGLVKPTEGNVKIFGKDWSKHRQSILNQIGSLIESPSYYGHLTGIENMRIMQRLRQVPNKNVEEALRIVRLENQKNKKVEQYSLGMKQRLGIAMAILSFPKLLILDEPTNGLDPAGIGEIRELIKSLPQRYGMTVLLSSHLLSEIEQIATSVGIISDGKLLFQGDMSLLKARSKASISIKTMDNALAIKTLLPHGFMAESKKDRFFFNYMSDSQVAHINKLLVDHGIEVIRIEENKMSLEDIFLELTGKERSL
- a CDS encoding response regulator transcription factor: MDLTKNKKILIVDDEYEIRVMIEGILRKEGFFRIYTASDAQTALALCRAERPDIAILDVMLPDLDGFELLTQLRTFTPMPVIFLSARGEDEDRLLGLGLGADDYIVKPFLPRELLLRITAVLKRVYMPIPTEQFPVFHLGEIIVDLESATVLKDHREYPLTAKEHALLVKLYESHGRIVTIDALCQAGWGDDGIGYENTLMVHIRRIRSKIEADPSNPQHLLTVRGLGYKLVLKE
- a CDS encoding sensor histidine kinase; the protein is MDAVKVILRRFVGFTIMLSIFLLVLNIVMLSLLISNEIKGEDSPKSVLQNVVASLHKVDAGYALDDDVKDKLRQNQAWAMLLNKEGDVDWEYLLPAEIPRTFSVIDVAKFSRSYLMGYPVFVWEHSDSLVVVGFPKQSYAKYHSYFLVQWVSSLPLRIVLMIVGNIAIVLLLSIIIGTSFVKSVKPLIEGVHALSKENPIHVEAKGIFSDLAYSINYTSDMLQEKNESLKMRDEARSNWITGISHDIRTPLSMILGYASELEESSDVSDEQRRQAGIIRQQGEKLRSLIADLNLVSKLEYEMQPLNLEVTRLSAIARQVTTDFLNNGLDDRYQINLNVTGDHAKILADRKLLMRAVTNLVQNSINHNPQGCTIELAIHYGSGHLPCQFIVCDNGVGISNLDLKDLLELPYSSQRKTPVRAGHGLGLPMVARIVSAHQGELSLRSGYGQGLVVTMFFPSI
- a CDS encoding type A2 lanthipeptide, encoding MNNLNVNAMAAIEDISDEELMVITGAAAVAASGGVICTISHECHYNSVSPAAWATCC